A genome region from Passer domesticus isolate bPasDom1 chromosome 25, bPasDom1.hap1, whole genome shotgun sequence includes the following:
- the MAPK13 gene encoding mitogen-activated protein kinase 13, translated as MNIARRRGFYRQEVNSTLWELPRRYTSLHPLGSGAYGSVCSAIDKKTGEKVAIKKLCRPFQSEIFAKRAYRELMLLKHMQHENVIGLLDVFTSTASYQGFQDFYLVMPYMRTDLQKIMGHEFSDEKIQYLVYQMLKGLKYIHSAGIVHRDLKPSNLAVNEDCQLKILDFGLARQADAEMTGYVVTRWYRAPEVILNWMHYNQTVDIWSIGCIMAEMLTGKTLFKGKDYLDQLTQILKVTGHPGEDFLEKLEDKAAKSYIKSLPKIPKKDLSVLFPKANPQAVDLLDKMLQLDVEKRLTATEALAHPYFEQFRDIEEETEAQHSYDDSLEHEKLSIEEWKKHIYKEILTFSPIARKDSKKRSGMSL; from the exons ATGAACATCGCAAGGAGAAGAGGCTTTTACAGACAGGAGGTGAACAGCACGCTCTGGGAGCTGCCCAGGAGATACACATCCCTGCACCCGCTGGGCTCCGGGGCCTACGGCTCCGTCTG ctcagccataGACAAGAAGACAGGGGAGAAAGTGGCCATCAAGAAGCTGTGTCGCCCCTTCCAGTCGGAGATCTTTGCCAAGAGAGCCTACAGAGAGCTGATGCTGTTGAAGCACATGCAGCACGAGAAC GTCATTGGGCTGCTTGATGTCTTCACCTCCACTGCCTCCTACCAGGGGTTCCAGGACTT CTACCTGGTGATGCCATACATGCGGACAGATTTACAAAAGATCATGGGACATGAATTCAGTGATGAAAAGATCCAGTACCTGGTCTACCAAATGCTGAAAGGGCTGAAG TATATTCACTCAGCTGGCATCGTCCACAGG GACCTGAAGCCAAGTAACCTGGCTGTGAATGAAGACTGCCAGCTGAAG ATCTTGGATTTTGGCCTGGCCAGGCAGGCTGATGCAGAGATGACTGGCTACGTGGTCACACGGTGGTACAGAGCCCCAGAGGTCATCCTCAACTGGATGCACTACAACCAGACAG TGGATATCTGGTCTATTGGCTGTATCATGGCAGAAATGCTGACTGGGAAAACACTCTTTAAAGGAAAAGACT ACCTGGATCAACTGACCCAGATCCTGAAGGTAACAGGGCATCCAGGAGAGGACTTCTTGGAGAAGCTGGAGGACAAAGCG GCAAAGAGTTATATCAAGTCCCTTCCTAAAATCCCCAAGAAGGATTTGTCTGTGCTTTTCCCTAAAGCAAATCCTCAGG ctgtggaCCTGCTTGACAAGATGCTGCAGCTGGATGTGGAAAAGCGCCTTACAGCAACAGAGGCCTTGGCTCACCCCTACTTCGAGCAGTTCCGGGATATTGAGGAggagacagaggcacagcactCCTATGATGATTCTCTGGAACATGAAAAGCTTTCCATAGAGGAGTGGAAAA AGCACATTTACAAGGAGATCTTGACCTTCAGTCCCATTGCACGGAAGGATTCAAAGAAGAGAAGTGGGATGTCGTTATAG